One stretch of Micromonospora echinospora DNA includes these proteins:
- a CDS encoding NAD(P)/FAD-dependent oxidoreductase has translation MNPKRILVVGAGHVGLYAALRLSKKLSSREAEVIVVDPQPHMTYQPFLPEASAGNISPRHAVVPLRRELRKCTVVAGTVTRIDHDRMTAVVQPISGPAREIPYDHVVVAPGSVSRTLPIPGLHEHGIGFKTIGEAIYLRNHVLDRLDVAASTTDPAVRSRALTFTFVGGGYAGIEALAEMEDMARDALRYYPELKPEEMRWVLVEATQRVLPEVDRDMGAYTVQQLMKRDMDIRLDTRLESCVDGVVKLSDGDSFPSDTIVWTAGVKPSPMLDATDFPRDERRRVTCRPTLQIVDGDRVIEGAWSAGDCAAVPDLTKEPGNFCSPSAQHAVRQAARMADNIANVIRGREPVDYKHKHAGSVASLGLHKGVAQVYGIKMTGWPAWFMHRTYHMSRIPSFNRKVRVVVDWTLAFFLKREVVALGQLHDPREEFAEASAPPVAARV, from the coding sequence GTGCCGGTCACGTGGGCCTGTACGCCGCTCTGCGCCTGTCCAAGAAGCTGAGCAGCCGTGAGGCCGAGGTCATCGTCGTCGACCCGCAGCCGCACATGACGTACCAGCCGTTCCTCCCAGAGGCATCGGCGGGCAACATCTCCCCGCGGCACGCCGTCGTGCCGCTGCGGCGGGAGTTGCGTAAGTGCACCGTGGTGGCCGGCACTGTCACCCGGATCGACCACGACCGCATGACCGCCGTGGTGCAGCCGATCAGCGGCCCGGCCCGGGAGATCCCGTACGACCACGTGGTGGTCGCGCCCGGCTCGGTCTCCCGCACCCTGCCGATTCCCGGCCTGCACGAGCACGGCATCGGGTTCAAGACCATCGGTGAGGCCATTTACCTGCGCAACCACGTGCTGGACCGGCTCGACGTGGCGGCCTCCACCACCGATCCGGCGGTACGCAGCCGGGCGCTGACGTTCACCTTCGTCGGCGGCGGCTACGCCGGCATCGAGGCGCTCGCCGAGATGGAGGACATGGCCCGCGACGCGCTGCGCTACTACCCGGAGCTGAAGCCGGAGGAGATGCGCTGGGTGCTGGTCGAGGCGACCCAGCGGGTGCTGCCCGAGGTCGACCGGGACATGGGCGCCTACACGGTGCAGCAGCTGATGAAGCGGGACATGGACATCCGCCTGGACACCCGGCTGGAGTCCTGCGTCGACGGTGTGGTGAAGCTCTCCGACGGGGACAGCTTCCCGTCCGACACCATCGTCTGGACCGCCGGTGTGAAGCCGTCGCCGATGCTCGACGCCACGGACTTCCCGCGCGACGAGCGCCGCCGGGTCACCTGCCGGCCCACCCTGCAGATCGTGGACGGCGACCGGGTGATCGAGGGCGCGTGGAGCGCGGGCGACTGCGCCGCGGTGCCGGACCTGACCAAGGAGCCGGGCAACTTCTGCTCGCCGAGCGCCCAGCACGCGGTGCGGCAGGCGGCGCGGATGGCCGACAACATCGCCAACGTGATCCGCGGGCGCGAGCCGGTCGACTACAAGCACAAGCACGCCGGCAGCGTGGCCAGCCTCGGCCTGCACAAGGGCGTGGCGCAGGTCTACGGCATCAAGATGACCGGTTGGCCGGCCTGGTTCATGCACCGGACGTACCACATGTCGCGGATCCCCTCGTTCAACCGCAAGGTGCGCGTGGTGGTCGACTGGACACTGGCGTTCTTCCTCAAGCGTGAGGTGGTCGCGCTGGGCCAGCTGCACGACCCGCGTGAGGAGTTCGCCGAGGCGTCCGCCCCGCCGGTTGCCGCGCGCGTCTGA